A single window of Dehalococcoidia bacterium DNA harbors:
- a CDS encoding sulfite exporter TauE/SafE family protein, with protein sequence MRAESRSLPDVLQWPALVLLGIAVGAYGTLIGAGGGFVLTPALLLLYPDHRPEVITSISLGVVFFNAASGSVAYGRQRRIDYPSALMFAAATLPGAVGGAVLTAEFPRDAFEAAFGVLLLLVAGWLALPRSARVIVTQPPARYRRRQLTDARGDTYVYSFDPYLGVGLGLAIGFISSLFGVGGGIIYVPAMVLLMRFPSYIATATSTFTLMFTSGAGALVHVIAGDFSGVLGEELSLAAGVLLGAQLGALVSMRLQARQLVVMRLLSGALGLVGLRLVFGALL encoded by the coding sequence ATGCGAGCGGAGTCGCGCTCTTTGCCGGACGTTCTGCAATGGCCCGCACTGGTCCTCCTCGGGATCGCGGTCGGCGCCTACGGCACCCTGATCGGTGCCGGCGGCGGCTTTGTGCTGACCCCTGCTCTCCTCCTGCTGTACCCGGACCACCGGCCTGAGGTCATAACTTCGATCTCGCTGGGCGTGGTCTTCTTCAACGCGGCCTCCGGATCGGTGGCCTACGGCCGCCAGAGGCGCATCGACTACCCATCGGCCCTGATGTTCGCGGCAGCGACGCTGCCGGGAGCGGTCGGGGGCGCCGTCCTTACGGCAGAGTTCCCGCGGGACGCCTTCGAAGCCGCCTTTGGCGTCCTCCTGCTCCTCGTCGCGGGCTGGCTTGCGCTGCCTCGCAGCGCCCGCGTGATCGTCACGCAGCCGCCCGCGCGCTACCGCCGGCGCCAGCTTACGGACGCGCGTGGCGACACCTACGTGTATTCGTTCGACCCCTACCTCGGGGTCGGGCTGGGGCTTGCGATTGGCTTCATTTCGAGCCTTTTCGGTGTAGGTGGAGGGATCATCTACGTCCCGGCGATGGTCCTGCTCATGCGCTTCCCCTCGTACATCGCGACGGCGACATCGACGTTCACGCTCATGTTCACTTCGGGAGCGGGAGCGTTGGTCCATGTCATCGCCGGCGACTTCTCCGGCGTGCTGGGCGAGGAACTGAGCCTTGCGGCCGGGGTCCTCCTGGGCGCGCAACTGGGCGCGCTCGTCTCCATGCGTCTACAGGCCAGACAGCTGGTCGTTATGCGGCTACTAAGTGGCGCCCTCGGCCTCGTGGGTCTGCGCCTGGTGTTCGGCGCGCTACTGTAG